Part of the Kitasatospora sp. NBC_01266 genome, CGACCTTCTTCGAGCTGAGCAACTGATACCTCCGAGGAGCGATTCGGGTGAACGCCGGGGTACGTCGGCGAACTGGTTTCAGCGTGCTGCCGGGTGGTCGGATTTCGGTATGTGGGAGGTCTTGATCCGGTACAGGGAAAGCAATTGTTTGGACGAGCTACTTCGCCCTGTACAGGTCAGCTGCTCGGGTGCCGCGCGTTCCGCCGGCCATTGCGCTCCAGCGCCCGTGTGATGTGGTCCACGGCCTCCGGGCGGGTGAGGTAGTAGCCGAACCAGTCGTGCTGCAGGTCGCTGAGCGGCAACCACCGCATGGACTGCCAGAGCGCCGCGAGGGCGTCCGACAGATGGACGAACGTGGCCGGCGGCGTGATGTCGGTCAACTCCACGACGAACGAGCCGGGTTCGTGCGCGCTCACGAGGAGGGCTCCTGCTCGTCCGTTCTGGGGCCGATCACCGCCCAGACGCGCTTGCCGATGCCGTTGCGCGGGCCGCAGCCCCACTCGTGGGCGAGCTGCTCGACCAGCAGGAGTCCACGGCCGCACTCCTGACGGTCGGTCACATCCTTGAGGACGGGCTTGGTGCCGCTGGCGTCCTCGACCGCGATGAACAGCTGGTCCCGGTCGACCTCGAAGCCGGCCCAGATGAGCTGGCCCGGCGAAGTCCCGTGCTGCCACGCGTTGGTCACCAGCTCGCTCAGCAGCAGCTCGCCGACCTCGGCGAAGCGCGAGCCGCCGTCGACCCCGGCGAGGAACTCGCGCAGCTGACGGCGCGCGAGGCTGGGCGAGCGCCGACTGTTGGGGAGCCAGCAGTGGGTGGCGGCGGGGGACTCGGGGGGCTTGTTGGTCATTTCGGGCATGGCTTTGCTACCTCCAGGCGGGCATGGGGTGTTGGCCACGTCAACGGGATGATCACCGCAGCGTGATGTTCCGCATACTCAGGGTGGCAGCCGCGGTAGCTTTGTGCAAGAAAATCTGGGGAATTAATTCCCAAGAGTTAAATGATCTTCTTGCGCGGCCTGCTTGCGCACGGGCAGACTGGTGCGACTCTCCAAGGAGGCGCAGGGGTGGCTACTCGGCCAGCATCATCAGGGCGCATGTCTACGGTCCTTGGGCGCAAGCTTGGCGGCATACTGCTGGAGCTCCGGGAGGCCAAGGGGCTGACGCAGCCCCAGGCGGCAGCTGCGCTGACGGCAACTCAGACAAAGATCGTCAAGATAGAGCGTGGGTTCTCCCCCGTGCGAGATCCGGATCTTCACGCGCTCTGCGATCTGTATGGGGTCGAGCGTTCGGATTCAGTACGCCAGCGCCTCCTGGCTCTCGCGCAGGCGGATCGAGAGCGTCGACGCGCTTCGGGTTGGTGGCGGGAGTACACCGAACTGGGCGATCTGGTCGAGTACATCCAGCTTGAGGACGCCGCATCCTCGATCCGGACCTTCCAGAATCAGCTGATCCCAGGACTCTTGCAGACGCCGCAGTACGCCCGCGCGATCGCTGTTGCTGATGACGCGTGGCAGGATCCGGATGAGATCGAGCATTTCGTTCAAGCGCGACTCGCCCGTCAGGCGCGGCTGACCGACAGCAGGCCGCTGGAGTTGTGGGCAGTTCTGTCCGAAGCTGCGCTTCGCCAGCAGGTGGGCGGCCGAGACGGCATGAGGGAACAGCTGGAGCATCTTCTCGATGCGACAGCTATGGCGAACGTGAAGGTCCAGGTGCTTCCATTCGCTGCCGGGGCCCATGCGTCGATGAACGGCCCGTTCGTGATCGTTGGCTTCGATGAGCCCGCTGCGCTGGACGTGGTCTATCTGGAGACTGCCAGCTCGACCCTCTGGCTGGAACGCGATCAGGATGCGCATCGGCATCGCGGCCTGTTCGACGGAGTGCGACGATCCGCGTTGTCCCCCGAGGCGTCTCGTGTCCTGCTGAATGACCTGATCAAGGAGTACAGATGAGCAACCAGACAGTGTTCGATTTCCGCAAGAGCAGTTACAGCGGCTCGCAGGGGGAGTGCGTTGAGGTGGCGATCAACGTTCCTTCGAATACGGCAGTTCGCGACTCGAAGAATCCGGCGGGACCCGAGTTGGTCTTCGGCTCCGGTGCCTGGTCGGCGTTCGTCGCCGGGGTCAAGGCTGGAGATCTCGCCTCCCGCTGACCCGCCAGGTGCGTGGCGGGCCCAGCCGAGCCGGGCCCGCCAACGTCTTGATGCGCAGTGGCGGGTACCTCTCCTCAGGCCCTGCTCGCCACGAGCGACCCCCTTCAGGTGTGGGCGATCGTGGGCGAGGCAGCCCAGCAGCGGAGAGTTGGCGGACCCGAGGTCACGAGTGCTCAACTGCGGCGTCTTCTGAGCCGGAGTGGCGGAAGAGCTCCTACAGCAGCGGCAACGGCCAATGCGTTGAAGTGGCCTGCCTGAGTGCACTGGTGTCCATGCGTGACTCAAAGGATGTCGGCGGGCCGGCGTTGCTTGTTCGCGCGGACGCATGGTCGGCGTTCGTCGCTGTGGTCAAGGCGGGAGACTTCCCGGCTCTCTGACCACGTCAGGTGCGTAACAACCCGGGCTGTGGGCTCGCTGAGCGGGTTGTTACGCACCTGGGACGGGCAGCCTTCTCCCGGTGTGCAGATGCCCTGCAGCGTCTCGCGCCACTTCGTTGCCCTATCAAGTGATTGAGGTGGACGATGGCCGCCCCTGACCTGTCCCGCGCCCGCTGGTTCAAGAGCACCCACAGTGGCGCCGAAACCAACTGCATCGAGGTCGCGGATGGCTTCGCCGAGGTCGTCCCCGTGCGGGACAGCAAGAACCCGAGCGGCGCGGCGCTCGTCTTCCCGGGCGGCGCCTGGTCGGCGTTCGTCGCCGGGGTCAAGGCCGGAGACTTCCCAGCCTCCTGATGCACTCGTGTTGCAGGCCGACCCGGAGCCTCCCGGCCCGGTCCGGCCTGCGACTCAGCGCGACTGGGCTGCGGCCACCCGGTGAGCCGAGCGCCCGGATGCCAGCTCGCGCAGTTTGGCCTGGGTCTCCTCGTCCGTCGAGTAGAGAACCGTACCGACCATGCCGCGGGTGAGGAGAACCTTGTAGGTGTTCCGGATCAGGCGGTCGACGTCGTCGTCGCTGGTGGACTTCCGGAAGACCGGGTCCTTGGACTCCGTGCGGTCACAGCGCCAGCGGTCGGTGCGCCAGACCAGGTCGGGTCCGAGAATGACACCGCTCCAGTCGTACTCGAAGCCTTGGGCGGTGTACACGCAGCCGACCTGGCCGAACCCGGCAGGGACGGTGGCCCACAGCGCGGCCGGCGGGGCCCCCGCAACCGAGCGGTCCCCGTAGACGTTCCACGGCCGCGCCCAGTCGCCGATCCGTACGTCCTCGGGGAGCGGCCCTCCGGCCGGGACCTTCTTCGTCCACTTCCAGCAGTACCCGGCCGATATGCGGGCGCTGTAGCCCGCGCCCCGCTGGGCGTCGAGGAAGTTCTCCAGTTCCCAAGGGCTGTCGGCCACTTCGAGCAGCATCTTGCCGTCCGGCTCCCAAGGAATCGGGCCGCCCTCCTCAAGGCCCAGCAGCCGCACGACCCAGTTCAGGTAGGCGTCGCTGCCGCCACAGCGGAACTGGCTGTCCAGCTCTACTACTTCGCAGCTCAGGCCCTTCGCTGCGGCGGCGGCCTGGATCTGTGCCACGGTGCCCATCTCACCAGGGCGGACCACCTGGTGCTCGTCCAGCAGGAACACCGGCACCCTGGCAGCATCGATCAGTTCCTCGATCTGCGCCTTCCCCGTGCGCTGCGTGGCCTGGGTGAAGCGGTTCGCCGAGGTCTTGCGGATGCGGTGGGCCTCGTCGCAGATCAGCACGTCGAGGCTGTTGCGCTCTGCCGTCATGAAGCTGTTGAAGTACTTGAAGAGGTCCTTCACCGCGCGCTTGCGCTCCCCGACCACCTGGCGCATGGTCGTGGTGAACGAACTGGACCCGGTCGCGTGAAGAGCCGTGACGCCGCGTCGGTACAGCTCACCGAGGAGTGAGAGCGCGATGACGCTCTTCCCGGTGCCAGGCCCACCCAGGATGACGACCACCTCCTTGTGGTCGGCCTGCTGCGCCCGGCGCACTGCCCGCAGCACCGTCTCGTACGCCACCCGCTGCTCGTCCAGCAGGACGAACTGCTCGCGCTCGCGGACCTCCTCGGCAGCGACAGCCATGAGCTGCTTGGACGGCCCCACCTTTGCGGCGAGCAGTTGGTCGGCGGCCTCGGCGCCGGACACCGGCTTGAACTTCGTCCGGAGGTACTGGATGAGCTCGCCGCGACGATCGCTGGTGAAGAGTCGGCCGCGTTCGTTCTGCTCCACGTCGTACAGGCCGCGGACGCTGAGTTCGGTCGCGTTGTGGAGGTAGGCGACACCGGAGATCCGTTCCGGGTTCGCGGCCAGGGCCCCGTTGAACGAGATGAGGTAGTCGCAGTAGCCGCGGACCTGCTCGACGGGATTCAGCACCGGTCGGCTGTACGACGCGACCTGGCAGAGCAGTGGGTCCTCGTCCGGCAGCGCGCTGTTCCACTGCTTGAGTTCGACCACCACATAGGACGGCTCGTCGGTCGTGGGGTGGACACCCGCGAGGACGACGTCGGCGCGCTTGCTGTTGAGCGGGAGGGAGTATTCGATCAGCACCTCCACCATGCCGAGTCCGGCGTCCAGCAACGTGCGCGTCAGGACCGGGATGCTCGCCTTCCAGGAACGGACCTCGGCGGGGCCGGGTCGGTAGCCGTGCATGTGGACGAACTGGTCGATGAGGCGCAGCGACAGTGTTTCGGCCAGGCTCTCGGCGGCGACCGCGGATGCGGAGTCGCGGAACAGCAAGACATGCTCCCAGACAGCACGAAGTGACTCGTGCGGGTGGGGGCATGTCCGTAAGGGGAAGCCCGGCGGGCCGCGCTGATGACGGTACGAACCATACCGTCAAGGCAGCGGGGCCGGTGCTCGATTGCTGCCGGGGACGTCGATCAAGCCAGCGGCCGGCGCCCAGCGACCGGAGCCCGGCCACCTCTGTCCAGGCTTAGCGGTGCTCCGGGTTCTCCGAGTCGGAGCGGCATCCCGAGTCCCACTCCGAGCGCTGGTTGCCGTGGGCCGGGATGCCGCCGGCGTCCTTGAGCAGGCGGGCCAGGTGGAGCAGGTTCCAGGTCATGAAGGTGGTGTTGCGGTTGGTGAAGTCGTTCTCCGGGCCGCCGGAGCCCGGGTCCAGGTAGGACGGGCCCGGACCGGCCTCGCCGACCCAGCCGGCGTCGGCCTGCGGCGGGACGGTGTAGCCCAGGTGCTGGAGGCTGTAGAGGACGTTCATCGCGCAGTGCTTCGCGCCGTCCTCGTTGCCGGTGATCAGGCAGCCGCCGACCCGGCCGTAATAGGCGTACTGCCCGGCCTCGTTGAGCAGGCTGGAGCAGGCGTAGAGCCGCTCGATCACCCGCTTCGTCACCGAGCTGTTGTCGCCGAGCCAGATCGGCCCGGCCAGCACCAGGATGTCGGCGGCCATCACCTGGGGGTAGATCTGCACCCAGTCGTCGCGCTCCCAGCCGTGATCGGTCATGTCCGGCCAGACGCCGGTGGCGATGTCGTGGTCGACGGCCCTTAGCTGGTCGACCTGGACGCCCTGGGCCGTCATGATCCGTGTGCTCAGGTCGATCAGCCCCTGGGTGTGGCTGCGTTCGGGGGAGCGCTTGAGCGTGCAGTTGATGTAGAGGGCGCGCAGGTCGTCGTAGCGCGGGCGGGGTGGGCCGGACGGGTCGGTCACGAGTGCTCCTCGGGGGGCGGCGGCGGGGACGCGGGGCAGCGCCGCCAGCATCGTCACCCGGCACCCGCGGTGACCGGCCGCGCCACGCCAGCCCGGGGCGCGCTGCCACCTTGGGGGAGCAGCCGCGGGGGCGGTGTTCGACGTGGCGGCGGTGCGGTCGCTGAAGGGTGCGGTCTCTCGAAGGCTCGCGCAGCAGGTGCCGCGGTGAGTTGACGAAGTGACACGATCTCGCGTGATCGCTCACCGGCCGCACGGCCTCACTTCCCGGCGGGGCCGCCGTGTCCGCCGCAGGTCGTGTTCGGGTAGTTGTTGGCCTGCTGGGGGACGCCGTCGCGGGCACGGGTGATCTGCGGGGTGAGGACGGCGACCTCCTTGGCCAGCTGCTGGTAGGTGGCCCGGACGTGGAGGTCGGCGACGCCGGGGCGGTCGACATTCGCCAGTGGCTCGTGCGTGGCCGCGGCCAGGGAGTCGAGGGAGTCCGGACCGTACGTCGCGACGATCTGCTCCAGCGAGAAGATCGGAATGGTCTTCTGGCCGAGCGTCGCCAGCAGGCGTACGTCGTGCACCAGCGGTGCCAGGGTGGTGTACGGGGCAAGGCCGGCGACGCCGATGGTCAACTCGCCCGCGTCGCCCAGGTGCTGGTGCGCGGACTCGTAGTACGAGGTGAGCAGGCCGCTGCTGGTGGCAGGTCCGAAGTCGTGGGTGAAGTCGGAGCGGTATGCCTGGAAGTAGTCGGCGTCCCAGGTCGCCGGCGGGTTGCTGGTCGCGTTGAGGGTGTCCTGGAGGGCCAGGGTGCCCGCGTCGAGGTCGTCCAGCGACTGCGGCATCGGGGTCACGTCGAGGGCGAGGCCGTCCCGGTGGGCACGCTTGATCAGGGCCCTGTCGGCGGCGATGGCCTGGCACTGCTGGGCCGGGTCGATGTTGGCGGTCAGCAGCTGCTGCTCGGCGTTCTGGTCGCCGGCCATGGCCTCGCCGACCAGGGTCATGGTCTGCGCGGTGCCCTCGTCATCGATCACTATGTCCTGCGCACGCAGCTGGTCGGTCCTGAGCCAGGTGTGGATCCGGTCGACCTCGGTCCGCGACTGCGCGGTGGTGGTGTCGTTCCCACCCGTCCAGATGGTGACCGGCAGGCCCAGCCGGTTGGCTTCGCCGATGATGTGCGTGGCCCAGGTGTCGGCGTGGGGGCCGAAGTCGCCGTCGTCCACCTGGACGAACAGGCCCACGCGGTCGCGGGCCAGGGTCTGCCACAGCTGCGGGGTCCAGATCGTCATGGTGTGCGAGGAAGTCCACACCGCGAGCCGGGCGTGGCCGCCGTCCATGGCCGCGGGGGTGGTGCGCGGCACGCTGTCGCGGGGCGCGGCGGCGGCCGGGGTGCTGATGACGGCACTCAGGGCGAGGGCCGTCGCGGCGAGGACGGCGGCGCAGGGATACCTCTTCTTCACGGGGCTCTCTCCAGGGATGGCGGCGTCCTCGCCGCACGCAGACAAGTCCGGCAGCTGCCGATCGGACTGACATGAGAGGTGCTCATATTTAATCTACTTCCCTTGCAGGCAGGACTTCCAGTACCAGGACAGGGCTCATGTGTGTCGGTGATCGGATGCCCGCTCCGCGCTCCCGTCCCGCTGTCGGTGCCCCGTGTCACGATCCTTGCATCGGTCGAGGTGGAACCCGTG contains:
- a CDS encoding ATP-binding protein, with the protein product MPEMTNKPPESPAATHCWLPNSRRSPSLARRQLREFLAGVDGGSRFAEVGELLLSELVTNAWQHGTSPGQLIWAGFEVDRDQLFIAVEDASGTKPVLKDVTDRQECGRGLLLVEQLAHEWGCGPRNGIGKRVWAVIGPRTDEQEPSS
- a CDS encoding DUF5753 domain-containing protein → MSTVLGRKLGGILLELREAKGLTQPQAAAALTATQTKIVKIERGFSPVRDPDLHALCDLYGVERSDSVRQRLLALAQADRERRRASGWWREYTELGDLVEYIQLEDAASSIRTFQNQLIPGLLQTPQYARAIAVADDAWQDPDEIEHFVQARLARQARLTDSRPLELWAVLSEAALRQQVGGRDGMREQLEHLLDATAMANVKVQVLPFAAGAHASMNGPFVIVGFDEPAALDVVYLETASSTLWLERDQDAHRHRGLFDGVRRSALSPEASRVLLNDLIKEYR
- a CDS encoding DUF397 domain-containing protein, with the protein product MSNQTVFDFRKSSYSGSQGECVEVAINVPSNTAVRDSKNPAGPELVFGSGAWSAFVAGVKAGDLASR
- a CDS encoding DUF397 domain-containing protein, whose protein sequence is MGDRGRGSPAAESWRTRGHECSTAASSEPEWRKSSYSSGNGQCVEVACLSALVSMRDSKDVGGPALLVRADAWSAFVAVVKAGDFPAL
- a CDS encoding DUF397 domain-containing protein translates to MAAPDLSRARWFKSTHSGAETNCIEVADGFAEVVPVRDSKNPSGAALVFPGGAWSAFVAGVKAGDFPAS
- a CDS encoding DUF2075 domain-containing protein: MLFRDSASAVAAESLAETLSLRLIDQFVHMHGYRPGPAEVRSWKASIPVLTRTLLDAGLGMVEVLIEYSLPLNSKRADVVLAGVHPTTDEPSYVVVELKQWNSALPDEDPLLCQVASYSRPVLNPVEQVRGYCDYLISFNGALAANPERISGVAYLHNATELSVRGLYDVEQNERGRLFTSDRRGELIQYLRTKFKPVSGAEAADQLLAAKVGPSKQLMAVAAEEVREREQFVLLDEQRVAYETVLRAVRRAQQADHKEVVVILGGPGTGKSVIALSLLGELYRRGVTALHATGSSSFTTTMRQVVGERKRAVKDLFKYFNSFMTAERNSLDVLICDEAHRIRKTSANRFTQATQRTGKAQIEELIDAARVPVFLLDEHQVVRPGEMGTVAQIQAAAAAKGLSCEVVELDSQFRCGGSDAYLNWVVRLLGLEEGGPIPWEPDGKMLLEVADSPWELENFLDAQRGAGYSARISAGYCWKWTKKVPAGGPLPEDVRIGDWARPWNVYGDRSVAGAPPAALWATVPAGFGQVGCVYTAQGFEYDWSGVILGPDLVWRTDRWRCDRTESKDPVFRKSTSDDDVDRLIRNTYKVLLTRGMVGTVLYSTDEETQAKLRELASGRSAHRVAAAQSR
- a CDS encoding flavodoxin family protein — protein: MLAALPRVPAAAPRGALVTDPSGPPRPRYDDLRALYINCTLKRSPERSHTQGLIDLSTRIMTAQGVQVDQLRAVDHDIATGVWPDMTDHGWERDDWVQIYPQVMAADILVLAGPIWLGDNSSVTKRVIERLYACSSLLNEAGQYAYYGRVGGCLITGNEDGAKHCAMNVLYSLQHLGYTVPPQADAGWVGEAGPGPSYLDPGSGGPENDFTNRNTTFMTWNLLHLARLLKDAGGIPAHGNQRSEWDSGCRSDSENPEHR